A region from the Parasphingopyxis sp. CP4 genome encodes:
- a CDS encoding acyl-CoA synthetase has protein sequence MHPYIHAQNNPDKPAIIMAATGETVTYAELDKRSNQIAHLFRKLGLGHGDPVAICLDNRARFFDIAWAALRAGHIFVPISCRLTAPEIAYILEDSGAKALIASDYLGDHLNELADFGPPLERFTLDAARPGYANLDEAVADLPETPVDDQRAGVDMLYSSGTTGRPKGIRLPLPEDPAIDQGNALIMLATGAFGFAPDSVYLSPAPLYHAAPLRWCLTVHKLGGTVVVMEKFDPENALALIEKYKVDVSQWVPTHFVRMLKLPAEAREKYDVSSLKTAVHAAAPCPIPIKEKMIDWWGPVLREYYAGSEGNGFTFIDSENWLTHKGSVGTALLGTIRICDEEGDEVPARTEGTVFFEGGSAFEYHNDKEKTDDATNKHGWTTLGDVGWVDEDGFLYLTDRKSFMIISGGVNIYPQEIENLLVTHDKIADAAVIGAPDEDMGERVVAVVQPLDMADANAEFGEDLISWMRHHLSGVKVPRQVDFREELPRHPTGKLYKRLLRDEYWAEEKKPA, from the coding sequence ATGCACCCCTATATTCACGCGCAGAATAATCCGGATAAGCCGGCGATCATAATGGCCGCGACTGGAGAGACGGTCACCTATGCCGAGCTCGACAAACGCTCCAACCAGATTGCACATCTCTTCCGTAAGCTCGGGCTGGGGCATGGCGATCCCGTCGCAATTTGCCTCGATAACCGTGCGCGCTTCTTCGACATTGCCTGGGCGGCCCTTCGCGCGGGCCATATCTTTGTGCCGATATCCTGCCGGTTAACCGCGCCGGAAATCGCCTATATTTTGGAGGATAGTGGCGCCAAGGCGCTGATCGCTTCGGACTATCTCGGCGACCATCTGAACGAGCTTGCTGATTTCGGCCCGCCGCTCGAGCGTTTCACACTGGACGCAGCGCGCCCCGGCTATGCCAATCTCGATGAGGCTGTTGCAGACCTGCCGGAAACACCGGTCGATGATCAGCGCGCTGGCGTTGACATGCTCTACAGCTCAGGCACCACCGGTCGGCCTAAGGGCATTCGTCTTCCGCTGCCGGAAGATCCAGCGATCGACCAGGGCAATGCGCTGATCATGCTGGCCACCGGGGCGTTCGGATTTGCGCCGGACAGCGTCTATCTCTCACCCGCGCCGCTCTATCATGCTGCGCCGCTTCGCTGGTGCCTGACCGTGCACAAGCTCGGTGGAACAGTGGTGGTGATGGAAAAATTCGATCCGGAAAATGCGCTGGCCCTGATTGAGAAGTACAAGGTCGATGTCAGCCAATGGGTCCCGACCCATTTCGTCCGCATGCTCAAACTGCCTGCAGAAGCGCGCGAGAAATATGACGTCTCATCGCTCAAAACTGCCGTCCACGCGGCCGCGCCATGCCCGATTCCGATCAAGGAAAAGATGATTGATTGGTGGGGTCCGGTCCTGCGCGAATATTATGCGGGCAGCGAAGGCAATGGCTTTACCTTTATCGATTCCGAAAATTGGCTCACCCACAAGGGCTCGGTCGGCACGGCTTTGCTTGGTACGATCCGGATCTGCGACGAAGAGGGCGATGAAGTGCCAGCCCGCACCGAAGGTACGGTGTTCTTCGAAGGCGGCTCGGCATTCGAATATCACAACGACAAAGAGAAGACGGACGATGCAACCAACAAGCATGGCTGGACGACACTGGGCGATGTCGGCTGGGTCGACGAGGACGGCTTTTTATACCTCACCGATCGTAAAAGCTTCATGATCATTTCGGGCGGCGTGAACATCTATCCGCAGGAAATTGAAAACCTGCTCGTGACCCATGACAAGATTGCCGATGCCGCCGTTATTGGCGCGCCGGATGAAGATATGGGCGAGCGTGTCGTGGCGGTGGTCCAGCCGCTCGACATGGCCGATGCCAATGCGGAGTTCGGGGAAGACCTGATCTCCTGGATGCGGCACCACCTGTCCGGGGTGAAGGTTCCCCGCCAGGTCGATTTTCGCGAAGAACTGCCCCGTCATCCGACCGGCAAACTCTATAAGCGCTTGTTGCGGGATGAATATTGGGCTGAGGAGAAAAAGCCAGCGTGA
- a CDS encoding TonB-dependent receptor: MRTLAAILLATSAVPALAQTDPIIVTARGLEDPVGEVAYNVVTIDAEQLAREPSGRLETILTSVAGFQLFRASDSRSANPTSQGATLRGLGGNASSRALLILDGIPQSDPFGGWISWPTYDVANLGRVRVTRGGGSGVFGPGALAGTIELESLSTANFQPARANLSYGSRDAMEMGFGIMLPPSENSLIDISGHYAQGDGFIPVIASQRGPIDEPAAYEQYGGSIRYAAPIGSTEIQVGARFFQDERNRGFPSSGNRTRGIDGSVRLLGRGPWQWEALFYYQDRSFRSSFARVDAARTTADQVLDQFSVPSTGYGGRVEIRPALPGDAVELRLGADYRETEGRTRERFFFVGGVPTREREAGGVTRTVGGFAEVTARAAPGLTLTGSGRVDRWWIQSGFFRQGNLGGPLNDQTLYPDRSDWRATGRLGVAWQPDNPITIRAAGYTGWRLPTLNELFRPFRVGSDVTGANALLRPESLDGIEIGADYSPASILQLSGTLFYNRLEDGIANVTVGQGPGFFPGIGFVPGGGLARQRQNLDAIEAAGIELDARAQFADWAVSLSYAFTDAEVDSSGAAAALNGLRPVQVARHNGAATLSYVRPMGGEAAVTVRYIGGRFEDDLNQRRLDDAITVGARALVPLYGPLKIELRAENVFNARIEASVSGVGLVERATPRTFWAGLRFAFF, translated from the coding sequence ATGCGAACCCTAGCCGCCATTCTCCTCGCCACGAGCGCTGTACCCGCCCTCGCGCAGACCGATCCGATAATCGTCACAGCCAGAGGGCTTGAGGATCCGGTGGGCGAGGTCGCATACAATGTTGTCACGATTGACGCAGAACAGCTCGCCCGTGAACCAAGCGGTCGGTTGGAGACGATTCTGACCAGCGTTGCTGGCTTCCAGCTGTTTCGAGCATCGGATTCTCGGTCGGCCAACCCGACAAGCCAAGGCGCAACGCTCCGGGGCTTGGGCGGGAATGCGTCCAGCCGAGCTTTGCTCATCCTCGATGGTATTCCGCAAAGCGATCCGTTTGGCGGCTGGATCAGCTGGCCGACCTATGATGTCGCTAATCTTGGCCGGGTCCGGGTCACGCGCGGCGGTGGCAGCGGTGTGTTCGGTCCCGGCGCATTGGCCGGAACAATTGAACTCGAAAGCCTGTCGACGGCGAACTTTCAACCGGCACGCGCGAACCTTAGCTATGGCAGCCGAGATGCGATGGAGATGGGTTTTGGTATCATGCTGCCGCCCAGTGAAAATTCGCTGATCGACATATCCGGCCATTATGCCCAAGGCGATGGCTTCATCCCGGTCATTGCCAGCCAGCGCGGTCCGATCGACGAACCGGCAGCCTATGAACAATATGGTGGCTCTATTCGCTATGCCGCGCCGATTGGCTCGACCGAGATCCAGGTCGGCGCGCGCTTCTTCCAGGACGAACGCAATCGCGGTTTTCCATCCAGTGGCAATCGGACACGGGGGATCGACGGAAGCGTTCGTCTGCTCGGACGTGGGCCATGGCAGTGGGAAGCACTCTTCTACTATCAAGACCGTTCGTTCCGCAGCAGTTTTGCGCGGGTCGATGCTGCGCGAACGACCGCTGACCAGGTCCTCGATCAGTTCAGCGTGCCTTCGACCGGCTATGGCGGCCGGGTAGAGATCCGGCCGGCGCTGCCCGGCGATGCAGTCGAATTGCGTTTGGGCGCCGACTATCGGGAAACCGAAGGACGGACGCGCGAACGCTTCTTCTTTGTCGGCGGCGTGCCAACTCGGGAACGCGAAGCGGGCGGTGTGACGCGCACCGTTGGGGGATTCGCCGAAGTCACGGCGCGTGCCGCACCTGGCCTTACGCTCACCGGCAGCGGTCGAGTTGACCGGTGGTGGATTCAGAGCGGGTTTTTCCGTCAGGGCAATCTTGGCGGACCTTTGAATGATCAAACGCTCTATCCCGATCGGAGCGATTGGCGAGCAACCGGTCGATTGGGTGTCGCCTGGCAACCGGATAATCCGATCACAATCCGGGCGGCCGGTTACACCGGCTGGCGATTGCCCACGCTGAACGAACTGTTCCGACCGTTCCGGGTTGGCAGCGATGTGACCGGAGCAAATGCATTGCTACGCCCCGAAAGCCTGGATGGCATTGAGATTGGTGCCGATTATAGCCCGGCCTCAATCCTGCAACTCAGCGGGACACTGTTCTACAATCGCCTCGAAGATGGGATCGCCAATGTGACCGTCGGACAGGGCCCCGGTTTCTTCCCGGGTATCGGCTTTGTCCCGGGCGGAGGCTTGGCACGCCAGCGCCAAAACCTCGATGCGATCGAGGCAGCCGGGATCGAGCTTGATGCGCGTGCCCAGTTCGCCGACTGGGCGGTATCGCTCTCCTATGCCTTTACCGATGCCGAGGTGGATTCCTCGGGCGCCGCCGCAGCGCTGAACGGGCTTCGGCCGGTGCAGGTGGCTCGACATAATGGCGCGGCAACGCTGAGCTATGTCCGGCCGATGGGCGGCGAGGCAGCCGTCACCGTGCGCTATATTGGCGGTCGGTTCGAGGACGATCTTAACCAGCGCCGGCTTGATGATGCGATCACTGTAGGCGCGCGCGCCCTGGTTCCACTTTACGGCCCGTTGAAAATTGAACTGCGCGCCGAGAATGTCTTCAATGCCCGAATTGAGGCTAGTGTCTCGGGTGTGGGCTTAGTGGAACGGGCCACGCCGCGGACATTCTGGGCCGGACTGCGCTTCGCCTTCTTCTAG
- the maiA gene encoding maleylacetoacetate isomerase has translation MIRLFDYYRSSASYRVRIALNLKGLDYERVPVNLLNNDQKSDEYRASNPQGLVPMLEIDGAQLTQSLSIVNYLNGVYPDPPLAPSDPVAAAHVRSMAQVVASDIHPLNNLRVLGYVSDVLGHDKDTRARWYAHWVHEGFEALEQLAIRHGGAYLSGDLPGLADLCLVPQMFNARRFDIPLDDYPTLVAYDAKANALDAFQAAHPDRFD, from the coding sequence ATGATCCGTCTGTTCGACTATTATCGTTCATCGGCCAGCTATCGGGTGCGGATCGCGCTCAATCTCAAGGGCCTCGACTATGAGCGGGTTCCAGTCAATCTTTTGAATAACGACCAGAAAAGCGACGAGTATCGTGCCAGCAACCCTCAGGGGCTGGTACCAATGTTGGAGATTGATGGCGCGCAGCTCACCCAGTCGCTCAGCATCGTCAACTATCTGAACGGCGTCTATCCCGATCCGCCGCTTGCCCCATCCGATCCGGTGGCCGCTGCCCATGTTCGTTCCATGGCGCAAGTGGTCGCCAGCGATATCCACCCGCTCAACAATCTACGCGTGCTTGGCTATGTCAGCGATGTGCTTGGTCACGACAAAGATACCCGCGCGCGCTGGTATGCGCATTGGGTGCATGAAGGTTTCGAAGCGCTCGAGCAGCTCGCGATCCGCCATGGCGGCGCGTATCTGTCCGGCGATCTGCCGGGCCTCGCAGATCTCTGCCTGGTTCCGCAGATGTTCAACGCGCGGCGCTTTGATATTCCGTTGGATGACTATCCGACACTTGTCGCCTATGATGCCAAGGCCAATGCGCTTGATGCTTTTCAGGCGGCTCATCCAGACCGTTTCGACTAG
- a CDS encoding CaiB/BaiF CoA-transferase family protein, with amino-acid sequence MNDPKLLERIRVVDMTSVIFGPYATQTLADCGADVIKVEAPTGDQFRNAGKPANTRGMGACHMTLNRGKRSIALDLKTEDDREVMRELLKTADVFIHNVRAKPIEKLGFSYEAVRAIAPDIAYIHCTGFGSDGPYAPLQAYDDVIQAASGMTSLPPRADLNPAPRFVPAAIADKVSGLHAAYATLAAVIHKLRTGEGQFVEVPMFESFTHFTLEEHLYGATFDPPAETIVYKRQAEPTRQPFPTADGYVAIVPYTDADWGNLLTALGDPEFVEREPYDTPMGRFRNQPDIFRRIAELTPSKTNAEWTELLNEVRIPCMPCRDVADIFNDPHLKATGFFKRREHPSEGGFFEMQPPVRFSARPNPELGYAPQLDEHGTEIRDELARTETLRRAS; translated from the coding sequence ATGAATGACCCGAAGCTGCTCGAACGAATCCGCGTGGTTGATATGACCAGCGTGATTTTCGGGCCCTATGCGACCCAGACGCTGGCAGATTGCGGCGCCGATGTAATCAAGGTCGAAGCACCGACTGGGGATCAGTTTCGAAATGCCGGCAAGCCTGCAAACACAAGGGGGATGGGCGCCTGCCATATGACGCTCAATCGCGGCAAACGATCGATCGCGCTTGACCTCAAGACCGAGGACGATCGAGAGGTGATGCGCGAACTGCTGAAGACCGCGGATGTCTTCATCCATAATGTGCGTGCCAAGCCAATCGAGAAGCTCGGTTTCAGCTATGAAGCGGTCCGCGCAATCGCGCCGGACATCGCCTATATTCACTGCACTGGTTTTGGGTCGGACGGTCCCTATGCGCCGCTGCAGGCCTATGACGATGTGATCCAGGCGGCCAGCGGCATGACGTCATTGCCGCCGCGGGCCGATCTCAATCCCGCACCGCGTTTTGTTCCAGCGGCGATCGCCGACAAGGTTTCCGGGCTTCACGCGGCCTATGCCACCCTCGCCGCGGTGATCCACAAACTGCGCACCGGCGAGGGCCAATTTGTCGAAGTGCCGATGTTTGAAAGCTTCACCCATTTCACATTGGAGGAGCATCTCTACGGCGCGACCTTTGATCCGCCAGCTGAAACCATAGTCTATAAGCGCCAGGCAGAGCCGACGCGCCAGCCATTTCCGACAGCAGATGGCTATGTGGCGATCGTTCCGTACACCGATGCAGATTGGGGTAACCTTCTCACCGCACTTGGCGATCCTGAATTTGTCGAGAGGGAACCGTATGACACGCCGATGGGCCGGTTCCGCAACCAACCCGATATCTTTCGCCGCATTGCCGAGCTGACCCCGTCCAAGACGAATGCGGAATGGACCGAGCTGCTCAACGAGGTGCGGATCCCGTGCATGCCATGCCGCGATGTGGCGGACATTTTCAATGACCCGCATCTTAAGGCAACGGGCTTTTTCAAGCGCCGCGAACATCCGAGCGAAGGGGGCTTTTTCGAGATGCAGCCGCCAGTGCGCTTCAGCGCGCGCCCGAATCCCGAGCTCGGATATGCACCGCAGCTCGATGAACATGGCACGGAGATTCGCGACGAGCTGGCACGCACAGAAACCTTGCGGCGTGCATCATGA
- a CDS encoding PilZ domain-containing protein has product MSLLQAGKIITDTIQELCLIRNLSSRGVMADIFAPIKEGTSLQIEFKAGVRVNGIVRWIEDGRAGIEFEDDIDIHALLAPNTARMTPRAPRLSIDGTAKIMLGDEHVHVQVADISQGGMKVAEHPELEVGEDIVVEIEGLPVRASVVRWIRDGQAGISFNRVMPLEQVAFWAARQGEEDGDEAGG; this is encoded by the coding sequence ATGAGCCTCCTTCAGGCCGGCAAGATCATAACCGATACGATCCAGGAGCTGTGCCTGATCCGGAATCTGTCATCGCGCGGAGTGATGGCGGATATTTTTGCGCCCATCAAAGAGGGCACTTCGCTGCAGATCGAATTCAAGGCCGGTGTGCGCGTAAACGGCATCGTCCGCTGGATCGAAGATGGCCGAGCCGGCATCGAATTTGAAGACGATATCGATATCCATGCCTTGCTCGCACCGAACACTGCTCGGATGACACCGCGTGCGCCGCGCCTCAGCATCGATGGTACGGCAAAAATCATGCTTGGGGACGAGCATGTTCACGTTCAGGTCGCCGATATTTCGCAAGGCGGAATGAAGGTCGCCGAGCACCCCGAACTCGAGGTCGGCGAAGATATTGTCGTCGAAATTGAAGGACTGCCAGTGCGCGCCAGCGTCGTCCGCTGGATACGCGATGGTCAGGCCGGCATATCCTTTAATCGGGTCATGCCGCTTGAGCAGGTTGCCTTTTGGGCCGCACGTCAGGGTGAAGAAGATGGCGACGAAGCCGGGGGCTAA
- a CDS encoding glutathione S-transferase, which translates to MGERPILYSFRRCPYAMRGRMALIVSGQQCAVREVLLRDKPAEMLEVSAKGTVPVLVLPDGTVIDESLDVMRWALARHDPENWLASEDPEVGSFIERIDGPFKHHLDRYKYSTRHDSDPIAHREAASAILAEFEDRLEGRDNLAGDRRSLVDIASFPFIRQFAMTDRSWFDDEPWSNLRAWLDRHLKSDLFAAAMVKLPLWKVGDQGGELPVYSTRATG; encoded by the coding sequence ATGGGTGAGCGGCCGATCCTCTACAGCTTCCGCCGCTGCCCCTATGCAATGCGCGGCCGCATGGCGCTGATTGTGAGCGGTCAGCAATGCGCGGTGCGCGAAGTGCTGCTGCGCGACAAGCCGGCCGAAATGTTGGAGGTCTCGGCCAAGGGCACGGTGCCGGTGCTGGTGCTGCCCGACGGGACGGTGATCGACGAAAGCCTCGATGTGATGCGCTGGGCGCTCGCTCGCCATGATCCAGAGAATTGGCTGGCCTCCGAAGATCCGGAGGTCGGTAGTTTTATCGAGAGGATTGACGGCCCGTTCAAACATCATCTCGATCGCTATAAATATTCAACCCGTCATGACAGCGATCCGATCGCCCACCGCGAGGCAGCGTCGGCGATACTGGCCGAGTTTGAAGACCGCCTCGAGGGACGAGACAATCTCGCAGGCGACAGGCGGTCCTTGGTCGATATCGCAAGCTTCCCGTTCATCCGGCAATTCGCGATGACGGACCGGAGCTGGTTTGATGACGAACCCTGGAGCAATCTGCGAGCCTGGCTCGATCGCCACTTGAAATCCGATCTGTTCGCCGCGGCGATGGTCAAGCTTCCGCTATGGAAGGTTGGCGATCAGGGTGGCGAGCTGCCGGTCTATTCGACCCGGGCTACAGGCTAG
- a CDS encoding rhodanese-related sulfurtransferase — protein sequence MTSDDHPILVAALYRFTPMEERAAIREDLLACCNAAGVKGTILLAAEGINGTIAGMPGEVEAVLDHIRALPGCAEIEVKFSNAAEMPFYRMKVRLKREIVTMGEPDIDPVANVGDYVAPEDWNDLIADPDTILIDTRNDYEVAAGTFENAIDPHTASFRDFPSWFRDNREALLAGKANPKIAMFCTGGIRCEKATALLRSEGLDNVHHLKGGILKYLETIEPEDSRWTGECFVFDERVTVTHGLEQGSHQLCRACRMPVSEADRAHPHYVEGISCPACYASRTEEQRQGYAERQKQMKLAKKRGEAHVGADRTGDG from the coding sequence ATGACGAGTGATGACCACCCGATACTGGTTGCTGCACTCTATCGCTTTACGCCGATGGAGGAGCGCGCGGCGATCCGCGAGGATCTTCTGGCCTGCTGCAATGCGGCCGGGGTCAAGGGCACGATCCTGCTCGCCGCTGAGGGCATTAACGGCACGATTGCCGGGATGCCGGGCGAGGTTGAGGCGGTGCTTGATCATATCCGCGCGCTGCCTGGCTGTGCCGAGATCGAGGTCAAATTTTCCAATGCGGCCGAAATGCCCTTCTATCGGATGAAGGTCCGGCTGAAGCGGGAGATTGTGACGATGGGCGAGCCGGATATCGATCCGGTGGCCAATGTCGGCGACTATGTCGCGCCGGAGGACTGGAATGATCTGATCGCCGATCCGGACACGATCCTGATCGACACGCGCAACGATTATGAGGTTGCGGCGGGGACGTTCGAGAACGCGATCGATCCGCACACGGCAAGCTTCCGGGATTTTCCGAGCTGGTTTCGCGATAATCGCGAGGCGCTGCTGGCGGGCAAGGCCAATCCGAAGATCGCGATGTTCTGCACCGGCGGGATACGCTGCGAGAAAGCGACCGCCTTGTTGCGGTCTGAGGGCCTGGACAATGTCCATCACCTCAAAGGCGGGATCCTCAAATATCTCGAGACGATCGAGCCGGAAGACAGTCGCTGGACGGGCGAATGTTTCGTGTTCGATGAGCGGGTGACGGTGACGCATGGGCTTGAGCAGGGCAGTCATCAGCTGTGCCGGGCCTGTCGGATGCCGGTGAGCGAGGCCGATCGTGCGCACCCGCATTATGTCGAAGGGATCAGCTGTCCGGCCTGTTATGCGAGCCGCACCGAAGAGCAGCGGCAGGGCTATGCCGAGCGGCAAAAGCAGATGAAACTCGCGAAAAAGCGCGGGGAAGCGCATGTCGGGGCGGATCGGACCGGCGATGGGTGA
- a CDS encoding YdcH family protein, which yields MSHTPHELADEFPEHVERLHDLKVSNAHFARLAEEYHKVNREIHRIETEVEPATDERTTELRKRRLELKDEVNAMLVTA from the coding sequence ATGTCGCACACACCCCATGAACTGGCCGATGAATTTCCCGAACATGTCGAGCGGCTGCACGATCTGAAGGTATCGAACGCGCATTTTGCCCGGCTGGCGGAAGAATATCACAAGGTGAACCGCGAGATTCACCGGATCGAGACCGAAGTCGAGCCAGCCACGGATGAGCGAACCACCGAATTGCGCAAGCGCCGGCTGGAGCTGAAGGACGAAGTCAACGCGATGCTGGTGACGGCCTAG
- a CDS encoding M14 family metallopeptidase, giving the protein MADMSADRGPIPLDRIDHFPDALIGAEPGDILTIFPNPTLITIKGEAERPLWVTTLLHGNETTSFYVLRALAERYRVTPPPRSLTLFVGNVQAMAAGVRHLPEQPDFNRIWAEGSGPYHDLVHQVCETARLQIPFASIDIHNNSGSNPHYGCVNALRPADLQLAAMFADLGVFYRNPPTTQSIAFSNFCPAVTVECGRSGDQLGIDRAIGLVEDVLRLESFPAAPPAPGAVTLYHTLASVVIDPKCTFGFDDETAGLNLRADLEDFNFSDLPADTVWATTQCPQDALRVIDEHGHDLTDEFFRCDGDEIKSRRAITPAMITHDADVIRQDCLCYLMEPI; this is encoded by the coding sequence ATGGCCGATATGAGCGCTGATCGCGGCCCAATCCCGCTTGACCGTATCGACCATTTCCCGGACGCGCTGATCGGCGCGGAGCCGGGCGATATCCTCACCATCTTTCCCAATCCGACGCTGATTACGATCAAAGGCGAAGCGGAGCGCCCGCTCTGGGTGACGACCCTGCTGCACGGCAATGAAACGACGAGCTTCTATGTGCTGCGGGCGCTGGCTGAGCGTTATCGCGTCACGCCACCGCCGCGCAGCCTGACACTCTTTGTCGGCAATGTGCAGGCAATGGCCGCCGGGGTGCGCCATTTGCCTGAGCAGCCCGATTTCAACCGCATCTGGGCCGAAGGCAGCGGGCCCTATCATGATCTTGTCCACCAGGTCTGTGAAACCGCGCGCCTGCAAATCCCCTTTGCGAGTATCGATATTCACAACAATAGCGGGTCCAATCCACATTATGGCTGCGTCAATGCGCTGCGCCCGGCCGATCTCCAGCTTGCCGCCATGTTTGCCGATCTCGGGGTCTTTTACCGCAATCCGCCGACCACCCAGTCGATCGCTTTTTCCAATTTCTGCCCGGCGGTCACGGTCGAATGCGGGCGAAGCGGCGATCAGTTGGGTATCGACCGGGCAATCGGGCTGGTGGAAGATGTGCTGCGCCTCGAGAGTTTCCCAGCCGCGCCGCCAGCGCCTGGCGCCGTGACGCTCTATCATACGCTGGCCTCGGTCGTGATCGATCCGAAATGCACATTCGGTTTCGACGATGAGACGGCCGGTCTCAATCTCCGCGCGGATCTGGAAGATTTCAATTTCTCGGATCTGCCGGCGGATACAGTTTGGGCGACAACGCAATGCCCGCAAGATGCGCTGCGCGTGATCGACGAGCATGGCCATGACCTGACGGATGAATTTTTTCGCTGTGACGGCGATGAAATCAAATCCCGGCGGGCAATCACACCGGCGATGATCACCCATGATGCAGATGTGATCCGCCAGGATTGCCTCTGCTATCTGATGGAGCCGATCTGA